The genomic DNA GAGGGCTTGCAGGGTGATTTCGATGAGGTTCATGGGACTTCCCGCGTTTCCAGCCGCAGAATGCGCGCTGACACCCCCGAATTAGCTGTCCGGAAACGGCCCTTGTAGTGACGGCACAGCCATGACTATGTGGACTACATGTCCACAACAACTTTGCCTCCCGGTCTCTCGCGTCTCCTCGCCTTCGTCCGCGTCGTCGAGGCGGGCTCCTTCGCCGAAGCCGCGCGGCGGGCGGGGACGACCACTTCGGCAATGTCCAAGGCGGTCGCCCGCTTCGAAAAGGCCCACGGGTTGCGGCTCTTGCATCGCTCCACCCATTCGTTGGCGCTGACCGAAGAGGGCGACAGGCTGATGACGGCAGGACGCGCGTTGGTCGAAAGTCTCGCCCGTGTCCAATCCGCGCTCGGCGAAGTCGCGCGCGGCGATGGCGGACGGGTGCGCGTGACCGCCCCCGCCTCGTTCGCGCGCGCCTGTATTCTGCCGCGACTGCCCGTGTTCCTGCGGGAACGCCCGGAAATCGAGATCGAGGTCAAATTCCGCAACGAGATTCTCGATCTCGCAGCGGAAGGCGTCGACGTCGCGATCCGCTCGGGGCCGCTCGACCGCACGCCCGGCCATCAGGCGCGGCGGCTTTGCACATTCTCCTGGATCGCTTGCGCCTCGCCTGCCTATCTGAAGGCGCGCGGCGCGCCAGCGACGCCCTACGAGCTTTCCGCGCATGACCACGTCGGCTTCCGCAATCCCGCGAGCGGTCAGATCCTGACCTGGCGCTTCGCCGACCCGCGCGGCAAAGCACCCATTCGCATCGCGCCCAAGCCCAAGCACATTTGCGACGACGCGCACTCTTCGCTCGCTTTGGTCGCGAATGGGTTCGGGGTCGGCTGGGGGCCGGCGTGGCTCGTCAACGAAGACCTTCGCTCCGGCCGACTGGTCGAAGTGCTGGCGCCCTGGCGCGCGCCTGGGGAACCGCTATGGATGCTGCGCGCCTCCGGCCGCCGCCCGCCCCTGCGCACACAGCGCGTCATGTCGTTCCTCACCACGCTTCCCGCCGCGTTCAGCGACAAGGCGGGGTGAAGCATCGGCCGTCACCGAAAATCCGGGCGCCAGGCAACCGAGCTCCAGGTCTCACGGACTTGTCGGCGAAGACCTTCCTGGCCCTTTGCCGGCTCAGCCGCGGCGCGAGAGAAAATCCAGCACGCCCGTCTTGTAGACCTTGTCGCCGACCGCGCGCATGTGGTCGCGATTGGGAATGTCCAGCACTTCAGAGCCGGGGATGATGGCACCGAGCGCGCTGGCACTTCCTGCGACGTCGTCGGTCGAGCCGACCGCGATCAGCACGGGCACGTCGATACGCGCGGCTTCTTGCCTCGTCATGAGATCTCGCGTGCCGCGCAGGCAGGCGGCGAGCGCGCGGCGGTCGGAGCGGGTCTGGTCGGCAAAGGCGCGAAAGGTGCGGCCGACGGGATCGGTGACGTCGTCGAGCCCTGGTGCTTCCAGTGCCTTGGCGACGTTCTCGCCGGGACCAGTGCCCTCGATCAGGCCACCGATGCCGATGCCGCCGAGGATCGCCGAGCGCAGGCGCTGCGGTTCGTTGAGACCGAGCCAGGCCGCCATCCGCCCGCCCATCGAATAGCCCATGATGTCGGCCTGCGGGATGGCGAGATGATCCATCAGTGCGAGCACGTCGCCGGCCATCACGGGTATGGAATATTGCGCGGGCTCGTAGAGCTTGGCGCTGTCGCCATGGCCGCGATTGTCGAGCGCGATGACGCGGCGGCCGTTCTTGCGCAGCTCGGAGACCCAGGTCGGATAGACCCAGTTGACGTTCTTGCTCGAGGCAAAGCCGTGCACCAGGATGATCGGATCGCCCTCGCCTTCGTCGAGATAGGCAATTTCAACGGCGCCGTTGTGAAAGCTCGGCATCATCAGTTCCGCAGGTCGTTGTGGGGAGTGATCGGTCTTAGAGCACGATCCGGAAAACTGTGCAGCGGTTTTCCGGCAACATCATGCTCAAACAATAATCGAAAGCTTCAGGCCGTCGCGGCCGCACCGGCCAGAGCGGCCTCCGGGGCGATCCGGGCCCGGCGGAGCCGCCGGGCACGTCTGCGATCGCACCAAGCCTGGGTCAGGCGCTCGGTGGTCGCCTTGATCGAGGACAACAGGCCGAACAGCGTCAGCGCCGCGCCGAGCAGCCACATCGTCAGATCGAACGCGCCGCCGATCAGCAGCAGCGCGCCGCGGCCGAGCAGCTTCATGATCGCGCGCGTCTTTCCGCCCTGCGCCTCCGCAAGCCGCGCCGCGCGCGCGACGTCCTTCGGGCCTTCGGCGATGCGCAGAGTATCCATGGCGCCGCGCGTCCCGGTCTTCCCGGCGACGCGCGTGACGTCCTTGCCGAGCCGGACCAGCGCGCCGGCCTTCTCGGCCCGGAACGCAGCCTTGATTGCGCTGACGGTCTCGCCGGGGCGGAACACGGAACCCTTGGCCACGGCATTCTGCAGCATCGGCGTGTCGACGACCTCACGCGCGGAACGGCCGGCCCAGACGGCGAGCCCCTCGCCGAGCCGTCCGACCTTCCGTGCATCCTTCACCAGTGTCAGTCCGGCGCGCACGGGCGCAGCGCCACCGACGGACACATAGGTTGCCGCAGTCACCGCAAGGCCGGCGGCCGCGAGGCCGAGCACCAGACGATCGGTATCCTCGCCCATGGCGAGGTGCTTGCCCTCACGGACGACATCCCGGATGTCGCCGATGACGAAGAGGTCGCCGGCCACTGTTCCGGACAGGCTCGCCACGTCGTCGGCATTGCCGGTGACGAGGCCGGTCGCGAAGCGCTTCGCAAAATGCGAGGTCGAATTCTCGGCTTTGACCGCATCGCCGACGCGGCTCAGGAGATCGTCCG from Bradyrhizobium sp. CCBAU 53351 includes the following:
- a CDS encoding LysR family transcriptional regulator, which encodes MSTTTLPPGLSRLLAFVRVVEAGSFAEAARRAGTTTSAMSKAVARFEKAHGLRLLHRSTHSLALTEEGDRLMTAGRALVESLARVQSALGEVARGDGGRVRVTAPASFARACILPRLPVFLRERPEIEIEVKFRNEILDLAAEGVDVAIRSGPLDRTPGHQARRLCTFSWIACASPAYLKARGAPATPYELSAHDHVGFRNPASGQILTWRFADPRGKAPIRIAPKPKHICDDAHSSLALVANGFGVGWGPAWLVNEDLRSGRLVEVLAPWRAPGEPLWMLRASGRRPPLRTQRVMSFLTTLPAAFSDKAG
- a CDS encoding alpha/beta fold hydrolase — its product is MPSFHNGAVEIAYLDEGEGDPIILVHGFASSKNVNWVYPTWVSELRKNGRRVIALDNRGHGDSAKLYEPAQYSIPVMAGDVLALMDHLAIPQADIMGYSMGGRMAAWLGLNEPQRLRSAILGGIGIGGLIEGTGPGENVAKALEAPGLDDVTDPVGRTFRAFADQTRSDRRALAACLRGTRDLMTRQEAARIDVPVLIAVGSTDDVAGSASALGAIIPGSEVLDIPNRDHMRAVGDKVYKTGVLDFLSRRG